The Sulfolobus sp. A20 genomic interval TAAACTCGTTATCGTCTGGCTCTACAAATGCACCTGGGAATATTGCCAATAGCAAAATTCCACCATTTTTTACTCTAACATTATTTGAAGTAGCTGATAGCGCATGAAAAATTTCGTGTACTGCAACCGAGATTCCGATAGCTAGTAAGAGGTATGGAACTTGTGACAATCCTATAGTAACGCCAGGGATGATCGGTTTAAGTGCAATAGAAGGTGTTTGATTAGGTTTTATTGTAAACATTTCAACTATTATATAAAATATTAGTGATATTCCCCCAATCATTAATATAAAGCCTAGAAACATTGATATTCTCTCATAGATTTTGTATATTTTGGATTTAGAAACTCTAGGAAACCAATATTCCCTAGATTTTTTTCTCCACATTATAAAGAAAGGATAAACAGTTATATTGTATTTTTTAAGTTTATCTTTTAATAAATAAATTATTATCCAAGATGCTAGAAATGTCACTAATGTTAAGTAAATAATATCCATAAGTCTAAATACAGTGATAGTGAATATAAAAACTATGCAAGTAGAGTATACAGATGCTCATTGGAGACTATTAACAAAGAAAAGGAAAATGGCTTTAGACCTTTTATATAACTTAAAAAAATTAGGGCTTATAGGCTTTGTTTATGGATCAGTAGCTAGGGGGGATGTAAATGAGAAAAGTGATATAGATATCGTAATTTTTGAACCTAACTATATTTTGTTAGATACGTTGAACGTTCATCATAAATATATTATTCAGCCTACACCTTGGTCAACACCAAAAGCTTATTTATCGCTAGATGAGGACGAGAAAGTAGTAATCTCATTTCCTCTTGGAAAGCTAAAGCGAGATGAAGTTGAATTCTATAACTTTGGAGGGTTAGTGGGTATAGAGGATCTAGAGAATAATAAGAGAGTGCCCGGAGTAAACAAGAAATTGTACATAATTGAACCTACAGATTACGGACATATGGAAATCTCTCTGCAGGGAAATGAGGACTACGCGTCTAAACTATTAAAGATTTCAGTTAATACTATAAGGGAAAGAGAAGCGTTATTAATGAAAAGGAAAGAAAGTGGTCACTCTGGTATATACCTTAGATATGATATTAGTGGAGATGATACTATTTATGATGTAATAAATAAGTTATATAAGACCAATAAATATTTTAGGAGAATGATAAATGTTTAACATAGACAATTTATATTTAGATAAAAACTTGAAATTAAATGTAATAAATGTAAAACGCTCTCATATAAAGGAGTTAATAACTTTTGATTTAATGCTAGGGACTCAGATTATTGGTAGGTGCAATTATTTTGAGGGCAGAGAGTATTATACTCCTTGGTTAGAAATTGATTATTATCCAGTTTTAAGATATATGTCAGAAAAGCTTGAAGTAAATTTATTTAAACGCATCTACAACTTATTGTGTCCTGCATCTAAGTTGTTTGTTACTTATATCAGAGATAAGGAGACTATGGAAATGCTATATAAAGGTCAGCATCCAGCTGAAACCCCCTTAGGTTTCTCGATTCTTTCAGCTGGTTTTACGTGGTTTAAGAATTGGTATTTTCCTGAAGGTGGTAATGAAGGTTTCCCTAAACTCCAAGCTAATAAACCTCTTAATTTATCTGATGCTATAAGGCAACTGACAGAATTAAAGAGAGAAGTTAAAAGTGAAAAAGTGAGAGATAAAGTGGAGGAATTAATTGACCATTATAGGAAATCCGGAGATAAGCTTATACAATGGGAAATTACCTAAAGGATGTGAACTCTGCAGATTAGGAAGCAAGTTAGTATTATACATAACTGGATATTGTGATGATAACTGTTATTATTGCCCCGTTAGTGAGGAACGTTTTAATAAGGATAGAATTTTTGCCAATGAGATGGAAGTTGTTGCAGATCTCTTTAACATAATCTATGAGGCTTATAGAATGAAGGCATTAGGTGCCGGGATTACCGGAGGAGACCCCATTCTTAAAATTGATAGAGTAGTTGAAGCAATAAGGTTACTTAAGGACGAGTTTGGTCAAAGTTTTCACGTTCACTTGTATACAACTGGTCGTTATGTAAATGATGATGTGATGATAGAGTTGGTCAATGCTGGATTGGATGAAATTAGATTTCATCCAGTTAAGGAGATATATTTAAATGCGATAAAGACGGCATTGAAATATGATATAGATGTAGGTATGGAAATACCAGCAGTTCCTAATGATAATGAGAAAGTAGAGAAGCTAATAAAGTGGGCAATAGAAAACAACGTTAAGTTTATAAATTTAAATGAATTAGAATTAAATTCAAGAAATTATACAAATCTTAATAGTAAAGGGTTTCGCGTAGGTCATGGTATAACTGGCGTATCGGGTAGTTTTGAAACTGCATACGATATTATCAAGAAATTTGAGAATGAGAAGAGGTTGACCTTACATTATTGCAGTTCAGTTTATAAGGACGTTGTTGAGACTAGAACTAGGTTCTTTAGAACAATAAAATATAGTGCTAAAGCCTATGAAGATTATACCAATGAGGGAACTGTTGTAAGAGCAATAATAAGGACCGAGAAACCTATTTACGAGATGGAAGATTTCGGTGAGAGAATAAGTGAAAATGAGTATTCAATTTCTCCAACTGTAGTTGAGAATCTTAAGAAAAAATATATGGGAGTAATAAAGGAAATATACATCGTTGAAGAGCATCCCGATTTCAGAAGATTAAGGGTAAACCAAAATTTAATTTATACTAAATCTTAAAATTCCTAGTATTCCAGTAAGGCTCTTAAGTTGGTAATAAATAGGAGATTCCTTAGGTACTAATATAACTTCTCCGCGCTTATTCTCGACATCCTCGAGAATTTTTTCTATCTCTATCCTTTTCTCCTCGTCAGTATTTGATATCATATCTTCTATAACTAAGATTATATCTATTGCCCCCATCTCAGAGGCATTCTTTACATGTTCCACACCGTAAACTACTAAATTGGGTTGTTTTGTTAATAACTCTAAAGCCTTTTCCATGTATTTTATTCCCTTTGATATCTCATAGTCACTCATTATCTTGTCTATTATATCTCTTCTGAGTATTTCATTTAATCCAGCTCTGGTAGCTGAGGATACGCTATCAATATAGATGTTAACGTTTTTTAAATTAAGCTTTTTAGCTATAATTTCTTTAAAAAATCCAGGTCCAGCTATCAAAATTGCGTTAGGGTGATATTGATCTGTGAAAGATTGGATCTCATTAACTACTTCCTCTGCGTTTCTTTCAACTGTAATTTCATCGTCACTTATTGATTTTAAGTTTTTTTCAGAAAGTATTTTTATCCCTTGTTCGTACGGTATAGCAATTATATACTCATCAAAATCTACGATAACTATTAAAATATTGTTTTTACTCTTAGCTTGTTTGTATATTCTATCAACTGCATATTTAGACCAATGATCTTTTATTATAACTATTTCGTCCCCTATATCCAGATTAACAGTGTGATGAGCTCCTTTTATACCAAATCTCTCTGGTGCATCTTCTATTATTCCATGAATTCGTAATCTATTTGTAAATTCTTGAAATTCTGTATGCTCTACCTTAAGTATTATCGTCATCGGTATACGTCTACTCTCTTTCCCTAATCCTACGTCTCTTGAAGTACGCGCGATTATTTTATCTCCATTTTGTAAAATTATATGTAAAGTCCAAAGATCGTCTTCTGTCTCCACGTGTAACCTCATTAACTGTCTTTTCTCGTCAAACTCTAATATTCTCACATCTCATATATTACTCAAGGATGATACTTATATCTGATGCATCAGAGAATGATCTAGATGAGATATATCGAATAGAAGTTAATAGTTTTGAAAAGCCTTATCCTTATTCTCTTTTACGGGCATATTTAGTTTTAGCAGATGGCTTATATCTCACTGCTAAGTACGATGGAAAAATAATTGGATACGTTATTGGGATAATTCAGAACGGATACAGAGGTCATATAGTATCGATAGCCGTAGATAAGGCATACAGAAAGAGGGGAATAGGCTCTATTCTTCTAAAATCAATTGAAGAAAAATTTAAGATGAAAAATGCTAAATATTCTTATCTAGAAGTAGATCTAAGGAATCGTGAAGCTATTTCTCTATATTGGAAAAATGGATATATTTCTACATATTTGCGAAAAAATTACTATGGTAGAGGTAAGCATGCATTAATCATGGTGAAAAATTTATATAATATCAATATTGATTAATTTTCAAAAATTCTAAATAGGTTCAAAAGCCCGAATATCTTACTAAATATCATGATTAGGAATTTCTTTATACTTGACGTATCATATGAGGTAAAGAACAACTCACCATTAATTTATATCTGGGGCATAGACCAAAATAATGAAAGAGTACTATTAATAGAGAAGAGTTTCAAGCCTTATTTCTATGCATCCTTCGAGGGTAACAAAGAGAAAATTATAGAAGAAATAAGAGCTATAAGTAGACAAGAATCGCCAATAGAGAGCATTGAGACTGTCATGAGAAAAGCTCCAAATAACATGAATATTGACGTCTTATTAATTAAAACCAGAATCCCTACCTACGTAAGGATTTATAGAAATCTAGTCACCAAGATAAAAGGTATTAAGGAGGTTTATGAAGCTGACATAAGGTTTTCTATGCGATATCTAATCGATAATGATCTAAAACCTTTTTCTTGGATAGAGGCTGAGGTAGAGGAAATAGGCTCTAACGAAGGTATTAGAGTTAATAAAATATATGAGTTAAAAAAGATTATTTCGAGATATGAGGATAAAAGACCAGATTTAAGAACTTTAGCATTTGACATAGAGGTCTACACAAGATACGGATATCCAAACCCAAGACGAGATCCTCTTATACTTATAGGGTTGTGGACAAATCAAGGAGGTTTCCAAATTAGTTCAGATGATGAATTAAAAGTTTTCAGAAGTTTTGTGGACTTCATACTAAAGTATGACCCTGATATAATAGTGGGATATAACAGCAATGAGTTCGCTTGGCCCTATATGTTAGAAAGGGCTAAGACGCTTGGGGTAAGGATTGAAATAGGCAGAAAGCCAGAGGTAGAGGTTTCACAAGGAACTTATGGCCATTATTCTATATCTGGAAGACTTAACGTTGATCTAGAGGGTACTCTAAAACTTCTTTCTAGAAATTATATAGAAGATATTTGTAAATCTGCAGAATATTTTAATTTATCTGAATGTAAAAATAAAATGTTAAAATGGTATGAAATTCGAAAATATTGGGATAATGTTAAGGAAAAAGATCTTGTCAAAGAATATAATATGGAGAAAGTAAAACTGATTTATTTATTAAGCCAAAAAATTCTTCCAATAAGTGAACAAATATCAGAGATAACTGGCTTTCCCTTAGACCATTTGCCAGCAGCTAATATTACTAGTAGTGTTGAATGGTTGCTAATTAGAGAGGCATATAAAATGCAGCATTTGGTACCGAATAAGCGTGATCAAGATAAGGAAAAGAATAGGAGTGATGTTGTAGTACCTCCTATGCCCGGTATACATGAAAATGTATATGTTTTAGACATAACACCTATATTTATTTCAAAAATCTTAGAATATAATATATCACCAGATACTTTAGTGAATGAGGAATGTGAAGTTTGTAAACAGGTCTTCAATTATCGATTTAGAACCGAGCCAAAAGGTATTTACCCAAGTGTATTAAGTAGGTTACTAGGGCTAAGTGATAGGGATAGAGCTATCAGTATTATTTTACGCACATTTCTTCTTTATCTAAGACGGATGGGTTCTAGGTGGTATAATAAGGAAATTAATGAACTAATAGATACTCTGGGCAAGGACATAGTAAGTAATATTATGAAGATGCTTGAAGGAACTGATGTAAAGGTGATTTATGCAGATCTTACGTCCGTCTTCTTAAAGGGTAAAGCAGAAAATGTAAGCGAATTAGTAAGAAATATTAATCAATTATACAGATCTAATATAAATATTGAGAAAAACTATAGGAAAATAATATTTTTGGAAAACAATAACGCATTTATAGGTTTATTGGAAAATGGAAAGATAGAAATATTTGGGCTGAAAAGATTTCGTGAAAATTTATGCAATTTGGCTAGAGATTTACAAGATCAAGTTATCAATTCTATATTCTATTCCAACAATATTAAGGAGGTTATAAAACTTATCAGAACATCCATAGCTAAGCTTAAAAGAGGTGAGTATAAAGTTGAAGATCTAGCCATTTGGGGAGTCGTCGATTCATTTTCTAATCCTAAGCCACCTCAAGTAGTAGCTGCAGAAAAAGCTAACAAGTCAGGTTACTTGGTCGCAAAAGGAGATAAGATAGGTTATGTAATTATTAAAGGTTCAAGTAATGTTTCCAATAGAGCTGAGCCATTTTTCATGGTTAAGGAAAAGAATAAGATAGATGTTGAATACTATCTTAACAACCAAATTATTCCCTCGTTGATGATAGTACTAAAATATTTTGGAATAAAAGAAAAAGACTTAAAGATGCTTGGAGCCGATATTCTTGACCTATTTTAGGAAGTGATTAAGTCTGAAAAAGTCAGTATGTCTACGTTTTGTGGCCTCTTTCCAATTCCTCCTATTCTCGCTCCTATTATCATTTTAATATTTTTTTGTGAAGCAAGGTCAAGTAATCTCTGTGTTATTACTCCATCAAATACTATATATGTTACTTTGTTTTCTTGATAATTTTCTAATTTAGGTATAATGTCTCTCACTTGCACTCTTTCAATTATGTTCCAATTTTCATCATAAAGTATTCCTTCTAGAGTGCCGGGAAGCTTTTTGACCTCTTCCACAATGTTTTGGGGTAATGCTATTTGAACGGCTCTTTCTTGAACTTGTTTTACTTCAGCTTGAGCTGGTTTTTCTACAATTGCCATAGCGTTTTCAGCTATGATTTGCTGGGTCTCTTGTAACTTCTTGAGATACTGTGATAAGGGTATCATATTGGACAAAGCCTTGGCTATTTCCTTGTTTGTTAATTCCTCTACTTCTCTTCCAACGGGAGCTCTTGCCACAAAGTCTATTTTAACATTATTGTTCAGCAATTCTTTAAGTATTAGATCTCCTCCGTGGTCTCCATCTACAAAGGCAATAACTGTTTTCTTCTTCTTAGATAAGTTAACTATTGAATCTGGTATCTTTGACGTAGCTCCCTCAATAGCTATTACGTTCTTATAACCATATCTTAATAAATTCAATACATCGGCTCTTCCCTCAACTATTATCAGATTAGGATCTTTTTCTACATCTGGACCCGCCGGCAATCTCTCCTCTCCGTATTCGATTATCTCTGCAGTTTTTACTGCGCTACTAATCTCATATATTACTTCCTTTATATCCAAGGCTCTTTCTTTATTCCAGTTAGTTAGTATTCCTTTAGCCCTCTCAATTATTTTCTTTAATTTCTCTGCCCTTATATCTTCTATTTCAACTAGTTCAAATTTGGAATTATAAGGACCTACTTTATCAACGCTTTCAATCATTGCTGCAATTAACGCTGTTTCAATCCTGTCTAGGTTTGACGGAATTATTACCTCTCCTTCACTCCTATTCGACTTAGTCTTAATTTCAACTATAATTCTTCCTAATCTTCCCTTATCTTGTAATTCTCTTAGGTCAAATTCATCCCCAAATAAGTTTTCAGTCTGACCGAATATTGCACCTATAACGTCAGTCTTCTCTACTATTCCGTCTACCTCAAACCTTATCCTAACATTGTATTTCATTTATTTCACCTGTTTTATCTAGATACACTTTTACTTATGATTTGAATTAAATCTTTATATTCCGATTTTTTATCTAGACCTCTTCTTATAGGATCTAATATTTCATTTAATTTTTTTGCTGTCGCCTTCTTTAAATCCATCGGATGTATTTTGCCATCTATGTACATCTTCTCTAGCTCCTCATAGCTCTTAAATTCTATGTCTCCTCCATAT includes:
- a CDS encoding DUF1122 family protein, producing MFNIDNLYLDKNLKLNVINVKRSHIKELITFDLMLGTQIIGRCNYFEGREYYTPWLEIDYYPVLRYMSEKLEVNLFKRIYNLLCPASKLFVTYIRDKETMEMLYKGQHPAETPLGFSILSAGFTWFKNWYFPEGGNEGFPKLQANKPLNLSDAIRQLTELKREVKSEKVRDKVEELIDHYRKSGDKLIQWEIT
- the rimI gene encoding ribosomal protein S18-alanine N-acetyltransferase gives rise to the protein MILISDASENDLDEIYRIEVNSFEKPYPYSLLRAYLVLADGLYLTAKYDGKIIGYVIGIIQNGYRGHIVSIAVDKAYRKRGIGSILLKSIEEKFKMKNAKYSYLEVDLRNREAISLYWKNGYISTYLRKNYYGRGKHALIMVKNLYNINID
- a CDS encoding radical SAM protein, producing the protein MTIIGNPEISLYNGKLPKGCELCRLGSKLVLYITGYCDDNCYYCPVSEERFNKDRIFANEMEVVADLFNIIYEAYRMKALGAGITGGDPILKIDRVVEAIRLLKDEFGQSFHVHLYTTGRYVNDDVMIELVNAGLDEIRFHPVKEIYLNAIKTALKYDIDVGMEIPAVPNDNEKVEKLIKWAIENNVKFINLNELELNSRNYTNLNSKGFRVGHGITGVSGSFETAYDIIKKFENEKRLTLHYCSSVYKDVVETRTRFFRTIKYSAKAYEDYTNEGTVVRAIIRTEKPIYEMEDFGERISENEYSISPTVVENLKKKYMGVIKEIYIVEEHPDFRRLRVNQNLIYTKS
- a CDS encoding mRNA surveillance protein pelota — protein: MRILEFDEKRQLMRLHVETEDDLWTLHIILQNGDKIIARTSRDVGLGKESRRIPMTIILKVEHTEFQEFTNRLRIHGIIEDAPERFGIKGAHHTVNLDIGDEIVIIKDHWSKYAVDRIYKQAKSKNNILIVIVDFDEYIIAIPYEQGIKILSEKNLKSISDDEITVERNAEEVVNEIQSFTDQYHPNAILIAGPGFFKEIIAKKLNLKNVNIYIDSVSSATRAGLNEILRRDIIDKIMSDYEISKGIKYMEKALELLTKQPNLVVYGVEHVKNASEMGAIDIILVIEDMISNTDEEKRIEIEKILEDVENKRGEVILVPKESPIYYQLKSLTGILGILRFSIN
- the dnaG gene encoding DNA primase DnaG gives rise to the protein MKYNVRIRFEVDGIVEKTDVIGAIFGQTENLFGDEFDLRELQDKGRLGRIIVEIKTKSNRSEGEVIIPSNLDRIETALIAAMIESVDKVGPYNSKFELVEIEDIRAEKLKKIIERAKGILTNWNKERALDIKEVIYEISSAVKTAEIIEYGEERLPAGPDVEKDPNLIIVEGRADVLNLLRYGYKNVIAIEGATSKIPDSIVNLSKKKKTVIAFVDGDHGGDLILKELLNNNVKIDFVARAPVGREVEELTNKEIAKALSNMIPLSQYLKKLQETQQIIAENAMAIVEKPAQAEVKQVQERAVQIALPQNIVEEVKKLPGTLEGILYDENWNIIERVQVRDIIPKLENYQENKVTYIVFDGVITQRLLDLASQKNIKMIIGARIGGIGKRPQNVDILTFSDLITS
- a CDS encoding nucleotidyltransferase domain-containing protein; its protein translation is MQVEYTDAHWRLLTKKRKMALDLLYNLKKLGLIGFVYGSVARGDVNEKSDIDIVIFEPNYILLDTLNVHHKYIIQPTPWSTPKAYLSLDEDEKVVISFPLGKLKRDEVEFYNFGGLVGIEDLENNKRVPGVNKKLYIIEPTDYGHMEISLQGNEDYASKLLKISVNTIREREALLMKRKESGHSGIYLRYDISGDDTIYDVINKLYKTNKYFRRMINV
- a CDS encoding 3'-5' exonuclease, coding for MIRNFFILDVSYEVKNNSPLIYIWGIDQNNERVLLIEKSFKPYFYASFEGNKEKIIEEIRAISRQESPIESIETVMRKAPNNMNIDVLLIKTRIPTYVRIYRNLVTKIKGIKEVYEADIRFSMRYLIDNDLKPFSWIEAEVEEIGSNEGIRVNKIYELKKIISRYEDKRPDLRTLAFDIEVYTRYGYPNPRRDPLILIGLWTNQGGFQISSDDELKVFRSFVDFILKYDPDIIVGYNSNEFAWPYMLERAKTLGVRIEIGRKPEVEVSQGTYGHYSISGRLNVDLEGTLKLLSRNYIEDICKSAEYFNLSECKNKMLKWYEIRKYWDNVKEKDLVKEYNMEKVKLIYLLSQKILPISEQISEITGFPLDHLPAANITSSVEWLLIREAYKMQHLVPNKRDQDKEKNRSDVVVPPMPGIHENVYVLDITPIFISKILEYNISPDTLVNEECEVCKQVFNYRFRTEPKGIYPSVLSRLLGLSDRDRAISIILRTFLLYLRRMGSRWYNKEINELIDTLGKDIVSNIMKMLEGTDVKVIYADLTSVFLKGKAENVSELVRNINQLYRSNINIEKNYRKIIFLENNNAFIGLLENGKIEIFGLKRFRENLCNLARDLQDQVINSIFYSNNIKEVIKLIRTSIAKLKRGEYKVEDLAIWGVVDSFSNPKPPQVVAAEKANKSGYLVAKGDKIGYVIIKGSSNVSNRAEPFFMVKEKNKIDVEYYLNNQIIPSLMIVLKYFGIKEKDLKMLGADILDLF